A window of Melospiza melodia melodia isolate bMelMel2 chromosome Z, bMelMel2.pri, whole genome shotgun sequence contains these coding sequences:
- the TRAPPC13 gene encoding trafficking protein particle complex subunit 13 isoform X4 yields MDVNQPKQEHLLALKVMRLTKPTLFTNIPVTCEERDLPGNLFNQLMKDDPSTVKGAETLMLGEMLTLPQNFGNIFLGETFSSYISVHNDSNQVVKDILVKADLQTSSQRLNLSASSAAVAELKPDCCIDDVIHHEVKEIGTHILVCAVSYTTQTGEKMYFRKFFKFQVLKPLDVKTKFYNAETDEVFLEAQIQNITTSPMFMEKVSLEPSMMYNVAELNTVNTAGESESTFGARTYLQPMDTRQYLYCLKPKQEFAEKAGVIKGVTVIGKLDIVWKTNLGERGRLQTSQLQRMAPGYGDVRLSLETIPDTVNLEEPFDITCKITNCSERTMDLVLEMCNTNSIHWCGVSGRQLGKLHPSSSLHLALTLLSSVQGLQSVSGLRLTDTFLKRTYEYDDIAQVCVVSSEIKQN; encoded by the exons TGATGAGGCTAACCAAACCTACCTTGTTCACTAATATTCCAGTGACTTGTGAAGAAAGAGATTTGCCAG GTAATCTATTTAACCAGCTCATGAAAGATGACCCTTCTACTGTAAAGGGGGCTGAAACTTTGATGTTAGGAGAAATGCTGACTTTGCCTCAAAATTTTGG aaatatatTTCTGGGAGAGACATTCAGTAGTTACATTAGTGTGCACAATGATAGCAATCAAGTTGTCAAGGACATACTTGTGAAG GCTGATCTTCAGACAAGTTCTCAGCGTTTGAATCTTTCAGCTTCTAGTGCTGCAGTGGCAGAACTTAAACCTGACTGTTGCATTGATGACGTGATCCATCATGAAGTGAAAGAGATAGGAACACACAT CTTAGTTTGTGCAGTTAGTTATACTACGCAGACTGGAGAGAAGATGTACTTCAGAAAGTTCTTCAAATTTCAG GTTCTTAAACCACTAGATGTGAAAACCAAATTCTACAATGCAGAG aCAGATGAAGTCTTTCTGGAAGCTCAAATTCAGAATATCACTACCTCTCCAATGTTTATGGAGAAGGTTTCTTTAGAGCCATCTATGATGTACAATGTTGCAGAACTGAACACAGTTAACACAGCAGGGGAAAG tgagTCCACATTTGGTGCAAGGACTTACTTGCAACCTATGGATACACGTCAATACTTATACTGTCTAAAACCAAAGCAAGAATTTGCAGAGAAAGCTGGAGTAATAAAAGGTGTAACAGTGATTGGTAAATTAGACATTGTATGGAAAACTAATCTGGGTGAACGAGGAAGGCTACAAACTAGCCAGCTCCAAAGAATG GCTCCTGGTTACGGTGATGTAAGGCTTTCATTGGAGACAATACCAGATACTGTAAATTTGGAAGAACCTTTTGACATTACATGTAAAATAACAAATTGCAG TGAAAGGACTATGGATCTGGTTTTAGAAATGTGCAATACTAATTCCATCCATTGGTGTGGAGTTTCAGGAAGGCAACTTGGAAAGCTGCACCCAAGTTCATCCCTCCATCTTGCACTTACATTGTTGTCTTCAGTGCAGGGATTGCAG AGTGTCTCTGGCCTAAGACTTACAGACACATTTTTGAAGAGAACATACGAGTATGATGATATTGCACAAGTCTGTGTAGTTTCTTCAGAAATCAAGCAAAACTGA
- the TRAPPC13 gene encoding trafficking protein particle complex subunit 13 isoform X2: protein MDVNQPKQEHLLALKVMRLTKPTLFTNIPVTCEERDLPGNLFNQLMKDDPSTVKGAETLMLGEMLTLPQNFGNIFLGETFSSYISVHNDSNQVVKDILVKADLQTSSQRLNLSASSAAVAELKPDCCIDDVIHHEVKEIGTHILVCAVSYTTQTGEKMYFRKFFKFQVLKPLDVKTKFYNAESDLSSVTDEVFLEAQIQNITTSPMFMEKVSLEPSMMYNVAELNTVNTAGESESTFGARTYLQPMDTRQYLYCLKPKQEFAEKAGVIKGVTVIGKLDIVWKTNLGERGRLQTSQLQRMAPGYGDVRLSLETIPDTVNLEEPFDITCKITNCSERTMDLVLEMCNTNSIHWCGVSGRQLGKLHPSSSLHLALTLLSSVQGLQSVSGLRLTDTFLKRTYEYDDIAQVCVVSSEIKQN, encoded by the exons TGATGAGGCTAACCAAACCTACCTTGTTCACTAATATTCCAGTGACTTGTGAAGAAAGAGATTTGCCAG GTAATCTATTTAACCAGCTCATGAAAGATGACCCTTCTACTGTAAAGGGGGCTGAAACTTTGATGTTAGGAGAAATGCTGACTTTGCCTCAAAATTTTGG aaatatatTTCTGGGAGAGACATTCAGTAGTTACATTAGTGTGCACAATGATAGCAATCAAGTTGTCAAGGACATACTTGTGAAG GCTGATCTTCAGACAAGTTCTCAGCGTTTGAATCTTTCAGCTTCTAGTGCTGCAGTGGCAGAACTTAAACCTGACTGTTGCATTGATGACGTGATCCATCATGAAGTGAAAGAGATAGGAACACACAT CTTAGTTTGTGCAGTTAGTTATACTACGCAGACTGGAGAGAAGATGTACTTCAGAAAGTTCTTCAAATTTCAG GTTCTTAAACCACTAGATGTGAAAACCAAATTCTACAATGCAGAG AGTGACCTCAGTTCTgtg aCAGATGAAGTCTTTCTGGAAGCTCAAATTCAGAATATCACTACCTCTCCAATGTTTATGGAGAAGGTTTCTTTAGAGCCATCTATGATGTACAATGTTGCAGAACTGAACACAGTTAACACAGCAGGGGAAAG tgagTCCACATTTGGTGCAAGGACTTACTTGCAACCTATGGATACACGTCAATACTTATACTGTCTAAAACCAAAGCAAGAATTTGCAGAGAAAGCTGGAGTAATAAAAGGTGTAACAGTGATTGGTAAATTAGACATTGTATGGAAAACTAATCTGGGTGAACGAGGAAGGCTACAAACTAGCCAGCTCCAAAGAATG GCTCCTGGTTACGGTGATGTAAGGCTTTCATTGGAGACAATACCAGATACTGTAAATTTGGAAGAACCTTTTGACATTACATGTAAAATAACAAATTGCAG TGAAAGGACTATGGATCTGGTTTTAGAAATGTGCAATACTAATTCCATCCATTGGTGTGGAGTTTCAGGAAGGCAACTTGGAAAGCTGCACCCAAGTTCATCCCTCCATCTTGCACTTACATTGTTGTCTTCAGTGCAGGGATTGCAG AGTGTCTCTGGCCTAAGACTTACAGACACATTTTTGAAGAGAACATACGAGTATGATGATATTGCACAAGTCTGTGTAGTTTCTTCAGAAATCAAGCAAAACTGA
- the TRAPPC13 gene encoding trafficking protein particle complex subunit 13 isoform X1, with protein sequence MDVNQPKQEHLLALKVMRLTKPTLFTNIPVTCEERDLPGNLFNQLMKDDPSTVKGAETLMLGEMLTLPQNFGNIFLGETFSSYISVHNDSNQVVKDILVKADLQTSSQRLNLSASSAAVAELKPDCCIDDVIHHEVKEIGTHILVCAVSYTTQTGEKMYFRKFFKFQVLKPLDVKTKFYNAESDLSSVTDEVFLEAQIQNITTSPMFMEKVSLEPSMMYNVAELNTVNTAGESESTFGARTYLQPMDTRQYLYCLKPKQEFAEKAGVIKGVTVIGKLDIVWKTNLGERGRLQTSQLQRMAPGYGDVRLSLETIPDTVNLEEPFDITCKITNCSSERTMDLVLEMCNTNSIHWCGVSGRQLGKLHPSSSLHLALTLLSSVQGLQSVSGLRLTDTFLKRTYEYDDIAQVCVVSSEIKQN encoded by the exons TGATGAGGCTAACCAAACCTACCTTGTTCACTAATATTCCAGTGACTTGTGAAGAAAGAGATTTGCCAG GTAATCTATTTAACCAGCTCATGAAAGATGACCCTTCTACTGTAAAGGGGGCTGAAACTTTGATGTTAGGAGAAATGCTGACTTTGCCTCAAAATTTTGG aaatatatTTCTGGGAGAGACATTCAGTAGTTACATTAGTGTGCACAATGATAGCAATCAAGTTGTCAAGGACATACTTGTGAAG GCTGATCTTCAGACAAGTTCTCAGCGTTTGAATCTTTCAGCTTCTAGTGCTGCAGTGGCAGAACTTAAACCTGACTGTTGCATTGATGACGTGATCCATCATGAAGTGAAAGAGATAGGAACACACAT CTTAGTTTGTGCAGTTAGTTATACTACGCAGACTGGAGAGAAGATGTACTTCAGAAAGTTCTTCAAATTTCAG GTTCTTAAACCACTAGATGTGAAAACCAAATTCTACAATGCAGAG AGTGACCTCAGTTCTgtg aCAGATGAAGTCTTTCTGGAAGCTCAAATTCAGAATATCACTACCTCTCCAATGTTTATGGAGAAGGTTTCTTTAGAGCCATCTATGATGTACAATGTTGCAGAACTGAACACAGTTAACACAGCAGGGGAAAG tgagTCCACATTTGGTGCAAGGACTTACTTGCAACCTATGGATACACGTCAATACTTATACTGTCTAAAACCAAAGCAAGAATTTGCAGAGAAAGCTGGAGTAATAAAAGGTGTAACAGTGATTGGTAAATTAGACATTGTATGGAAAACTAATCTGGGTGAACGAGGAAGGCTACAAACTAGCCAGCTCCAAAGAATG GCTCCTGGTTACGGTGATGTAAGGCTTTCATTGGAGACAATACCAGATACTGTAAATTTGGAAGAACCTTTTGACATTACATGTAAAATAACAAATTGCAG CAGTGAAAGGACTATGGATCTGGTTTTAGAAATGTGCAATACTAATTCCATCCATTGGTGTGGAGTTTCAGGAAGGCAACTTGGAAAGCTGCACCCAAGTTCATCCCTCCATCTTGCACTTACATTGTTGTCTTCAGTGCAGGGATTGCAG AGTGTCTCTGGCCTAAGACTTACAGACACATTTTTGAAGAGAACATACGAGTATGATGATATTGCACAAGTCTGTGTAGTTTCTTCAGAAATCAAGCAAAACTGA
- the TRAPPC13 gene encoding trafficking protein particle complex subunit 13 isoform X3: MDVNQPKQEHLLALKVMRLTKPTLFTNIPVTCEERDLPGNLFNQLMKDDPSTVKGAETLMLGEMLTLPQNFGNIFLGETFSSYISVHNDSNQVVKDILVKADLQTSSQRLNLSASSAAVAELKPDCCIDDVIHHEVKEIGTHILVCAVSYTTQTGEKMYFRKFFKFQVLKPLDVKTKFYNAETDEVFLEAQIQNITTSPMFMEKVSLEPSMMYNVAELNTVNTAGESESTFGARTYLQPMDTRQYLYCLKPKQEFAEKAGVIKGVTVIGKLDIVWKTNLGERGRLQTSQLQRMAPGYGDVRLSLETIPDTVNLEEPFDITCKITNCSSERTMDLVLEMCNTNSIHWCGVSGRQLGKLHPSSSLHLALTLLSSVQGLQSVSGLRLTDTFLKRTYEYDDIAQVCVVSSEIKQN, from the exons TGATGAGGCTAACCAAACCTACCTTGTTCACTAATATTCCAGTGACTTGTGAAGAAAGAGATTTGCCAG GTAATCTATTTAACCAGCTCATGAAAGATGACCCTTCTACTGTAAAGGGGGCTGAAACTTTGATGTTAGGAGAAATGCTGACTTTGCCTCAAAATTTTGG aaatatatTTCTGGGAGAGACATTCAGTAGTTACATTAGTGTGCACAATGATAGCAATCAAGTTGTCAAGGACATACTTGTGAAG GCTGATCTTCAGACAAGTTCTCAGCGTTTGAATCTTTCAGCTTCTAGTGCTGCAGTGGCAGAACTTAAACCTGACTGTTGCATTGATGACGTGATCCATCATGAAGTGAAAGAGATAGGAACACACAT CTTAGTTTGTGCAGTTAGTTATACTACGCAGACTGGAGAGAAGATGTACTTCAGAAAGTTCTTCAAATTTCAG GTTCTTAAACCACTAGATGTGAAAACCAAATTCTACAATGCAGAG aCAGATGAAGTCTTTCTGGAAGCTCAAATTCAGAATATCACTACCTCTCCAATGTTTATGGAGAAGGTTTCTTTAGAGCCATCTATGATGTACAATGTTGCAGAACTGAACACAGTTAACACAGCAGGGGAAAG tgagTCCACATTTGGTGCAAGGACTTACTTGCAACCTATGGATACACGTCAATACTTATACTGTCTAAAACCAAAGCAAGAATTTGCAGAGAAAGCTGGAGTAATAAAAGGTGTAACAGTGATTGGTAAATTAGACATTGTATGGAAAACTAATCTGGGTGAACGAGGAAGGCTACAAACTAGCCAGCTCCAAAGAATG GCTCCTGGTTACGGTGATGTAAGGCTTTCATTGGAGACAATACCAGATACTGTAAATTTGGAAGAACCTTTTGACATTACATGTAAAATAACAAATTGCAG CAGTGAAAGGACTATGGATCTGGTTTTAGAAATGTGCAATACTAATTCCATCCATTGGTGTGGAGTTTCAGGAAGGCAACTTGGAAAGCTGCACCCAAGTTCATCCCTCCATCTTGCACTTACATTGTTGTCTTCAGTGCAGGGATTGCAG AGTGTCTCTGGCCTAAGACTTACAGACACATTTTTGAAGAGAACATACGAGTATGATGATATTGCACAAGTCTGTGTAGTTTCTTCAGAAATCAAGCAAAACTGA